Genomic window (Zymoseptoria tritici IPO323 chromosome 1, whole genome shotgun sequence):
ACGGGACACAGTCGCCGACTCCCCTTCCTCCCGCCACCGCGACTCTGGCAACAGCgaagggaagaagacacACGAATGGCGCCCGCGAAATCCGACATCGACGAACCGGGAACGAAGTCCTGGCGTGAGACCGAGCAGGGGAGACGGGAGTTTTGCACGGGCGAGGGGATCGGGTGGACGTTGAGCACGGTGAGGACGACAAGGAGTTATGAGGTGAGTTTGTCTGTGGTCTGTCGTTATTGTGCAATCGACGATCGTTTTCCAACGCACGCGCCACGACGGACGCTCTCGAATGGACGAGTGATGAGACAGAGCTGATGCGACATGGATTCTCCACACGGCCAAAATCTCCAATTCCTAGCGAAACCTCGGTGGTACTTCACCAGCCCGTCTTGCAAAGATAATTGGACCACGAGCGGTGCCTTGGACTGCAGCTGGATCGTGATTTACTATGGAATCGGCAACGCGGCATCCAAGATCATCAGAGTTGAGAGCAGAGACCGATAAAGACGAGGAAGCCTCGCAGCTGGCTGTCCTGGCACTTCTGTCCAACCCATATCCGGCATGCAGGGATGGCATGCGGAGTCAATAAAGTCAAGTCTGCTTAATGCCCTGTGCATTTCGGCAGTTGCTCGAGAACTTCCGTTGGCTCGGGCTGACACCCTTGGGACAGCACTTGTAGATGCCTGTATACCTACCTTGTTGTCAGAAATTGAGCTCCAGCGACAGACCTGTTGTTATCTTCAACCAATCCAATCTGTACGATGCTGCTGACCTTGCAAAAGAGATACAAGAGCCTCCCTGGGTTTTACTCACGCGCCTAGGCGTTGAGGAGCTTGCAACACGTGTTCAGCGTGTGAACGCATCAGATTGGAAGCCGTGGTGTGTGGTGGTTGGTACTCAGGGACATGGCTAGGGGTGGGTTGACCCACCTCCTGATGATCAGGCCATGATCCCAAGGCAAGATTCAAGAGAAGTTCAGTCCGACACGGTACCTATACCTGCTGGGAGAACTCAGATCCGTCGTATCAAAGGACGTGACCGACGGATCGTGAAGCGCCCATTCGTGGAAAATCTCTCGACGCTTATGATTATCCTATTCGCACGGTTCTCCTTGTGATCACTCCGATGCGTCTGCCGACATTCCATTCCTCGCGGTACCCCGAGGGCTGGAGGTCGTGGTGTATAAAGGCTCACACTGTGGCACTGTACTTCATTGGCCTACAACCACTCAGGCCTCGCCAATTCCTTTCGTCAAGCTCAACGTGTGTACAATCGGCTTCCATCGACCATCTcgactcctctcctccatctgTACTATCAGACCCGTTACCATCTCTCGCCATGCGATTCTTCTCTCTCGCTCTCGTCGCAAGCACCACTCTCGGCTTCTTCCATTTGGCACTCGCCGACGACGGCTCCCCTGGCCCAAAATGCTCCGCCTTCACGCGGGGCTATTGCCAATGCGTGGACGCCAATGGAGGCCACATCTGCGCAAGAACGAATAGTTCCAACCAGAGATGCGATGGCTGTTACCCCAATGCGCACACATGCATTGGGTTGGCCGAGTACAATGATCGTCACCCATGCTGAAAATGGTGAGTTACGAAGCAGACGGAAGGTCATCATATTCGAAGTCTTTGTCATAACTTTTGCCAATAGGGAACGAAGACCTGGAGACTGCAAAGTTCGATTTTGGTGAGAGCGAGGAGATGTGGGTGGGCTGAGGTTTGCTTTTGAGGTGTTGGATGTGGTGGATGTGGAGGTGGTCGCGACGCTCCTCTGCTTCATCTTGCTTGTCTTGCTACTCGACTTGGTGACTCACGATACCGCTCTCTTCGTCTCCTTGGGTGCAGGTCGCTTCGTTGTCGTTGGTGTTGGTGTAGGAACTAGGAAGGGAGTCTCAACGGCGGATCGAGAGAGGGTgggaacgacgacgacgatgatggggGAGAGATTGATAATGCAGACGAAGATACTGCTTGTGGCCTATCATTATGCAACGGATGATCGTCTCCATTTGACACCCTCCATTCGCGAACATAAATGAACTCTCTCTTACATACCTAGCCGACACAGGAAGCACGTCCCGCATGGAAATTTGTTCTTCTGCAGTTGTCGTGCGTATCCTCTCCGATTTCATCGTAGTGCAGCTTCCATATACGTTCATCGGCGATACAGCGGATTCGTTGTTCCCGTTTAGAAGACAAGGATATGGGCCATGCGAATGAACATATGGTGGATATAGTGGAGGGACTGGAAAAGGTTGAGGAGAGGCAGTTATAGACTCATAATTAGAAGCACGACTGCTCGGGAAGTCGAGGCCGTAAGCGGTTTGTTCTCATCTCCTGTGTGGCAAGGAACACGCACGCACACGCCCGCACCCGAATATGAGTTGTTGCAGCTATTGTTCTACCAGTCGTCCGTACTCATCAGATGTGACAAGTTATAACTTAATCTCAGCCTTGTCCCACCTCCTAGACAATCCTCACTCTTCTTCACACTCCATCTCCAAACCTTTTAAACCTTTCAAACCCTCGCAACTCCCAACAACGCCTCCCAAGCCTCCAACTTCACCACTCCTTCAACCCCCTTTTCCAACCCACCCTCTCTATCCTCATAATTCCCTGCAACCCACTTCTCCACCTTCGCACCCTCGGGAACCTTCCACTCCACGCTCTTCCCGGAGAAGTTCAACACCGTGACAAACGCCTCCTTCCCACTCGTCCGCTTATACGCAAACACTGtctcgtccttctcctcacTCAGCAGCGTGAACTCGCCATACACGAAAACATCCTTGTGCTCCTTCCGATTCTTCAAACCTCTTCTCCAGAACGCCAGGACCGACATATCTCCCTTGGACCCACCATCACCCTCAGCGAGCTGCGCCTCGACGTTGTAAGTCGTATAGTCGTCGTTGACTCTCATCCATGGCTTCACACCCTCCTTACAGAACCCTGCATTGGGTCTTGCCGTCCACTGCACTGGCGTCCGAGCGTggtcgcgagccttactcTGCATGACCTTCCGGGCGTATGCGAGTTTGGCTTTGTCGTTGGGGTAAGCGTCGTTCATGGCTTTCCAGTAGTTTTGGGTGTCGACGTCTTTGTACTCTTCCTGCGATGATTGTCAAATCTGGTACTCTCGATGCAAGATGGTCACAACTTACCGGTCCCCATGACGCAGGGAAGTTCCTCATGCCAATCTCCTCGCCTTGGTAGACGTACAGCGTGCCGCACAAGGTGGTGttcatcatcgacaacaaCTTCGCGCAGAGATCACGAGTCTTGTCCGAGTCATCGGTCCAGTGCGAGATGGATCGTGGGTTGTCGTGGTTCTCCAGAAAGACACTATTCCAACCACCTCGCTTCTGCATGACCTTCTGCCACTTCACGACGATATCCCTGAAATCCTTCGGCATCCAGGGGTGCAACGACAATCGTCCTTGACCGGGTACATTGCTGATATCCACCAGCTCGAAGATGAAAATCATATTCAGCTCCTTTGCGTCCTGGCCCACGGCCTTCAAGATCTCATCTTCGTCCGTCACGAACGGCATCTCTCCGACCGTGATGGTGTCGTATTTGGACAATACCTCGTCGTGCATCTCCCTCAAGAATTCGTGCAGTCGCGGTCCATTCGCAAAGTACTTGTGGCCAGACtggtacttcttctccggaTCGATGATTTCCGCATCGGGAAATCGTTGGTCTTTGGAGATGAGATTGATGACATCCATCCGAAATCCACTCGCGCCGCGATCGAGCCAGAACTTCAACACCTCATGCACGGCCTTTCGCACATCCACATTCTCCCAGTTCAGGTCCGGTTGCTCCGCCGTGAATAGGGAAAGGTAGTACTCCTGCGTCTCCTCGTCCCACGTCCAGGCGGAGTTTGCTTCGCCCAAGATCATGAGCCAATTGTTTGGTGGCTGGCGGTTTCCCTGGTCATCGTACTTGGCTGGTTTCCAGATATACCAATCGCGATACTTGCTGGTCTTGGAAGAGCGGGAATTTAGAAACCAGGCGTGTTGGTCGGAGGTGTGGTTCACCACCAAGTCCATCATGAGTTTCATGTCGCGTTTCTTGAGTTGTTTGATCAGCTCGTCGACGTCGGCGAGAGTGCCGTATTTGGGGTCGATGTCGCGGTAGTCGGAGATGTCGTAGCCCATGTCGACTTGAGGTGATCTGGTGGGTTGTCAGCGTTTGCCATGTCAATGCGGATTGGAGGAGGTTGTACTTGTAAATTGGAGAAGTCCATACTACGTCGACTGTGTACACACATTGTCAGAAAGATGAAGACAACAATATACACAATTGTCAAAACATACCACCGAGATCCTTCAGATAATCAAGCTTCGACGTGATACCAGGTACATCTCCCCATCCGGGCGTGTCACCAGCGCCACTGTCCAAGAAACTTGCCGGGTAGATCTGGTACACCACCGATTCCTTCCACCAAGCCTTGCGTTGTTCCTGAATCGACAGAGCCATCTTTTGTCGTACAATGAGATGGACTGGATTGAGAGTATTATCGAAAGAGGACACAACAGTAGAGGGATGACAAGATGATTGGCAGTCTAATGGAGGAAAGATGGACCCTACCTCGCTGGAACTCTCGCTGGAATTCCGGTGCTGTTACCAGGAGTGATCGACCAACATCGACCTCCGACAAAGCCGCCGTCCTCACCCAAGCTCCAGGAGCTTTCTTGAGCTCTCTGTTGCTCACCCCTGCCTTTCCATTCTCAAGCCATGACGAGTGATGAGATGTTTGCGCTGCTTCGAAATGGAACGACTCCCATGCGAGTCGCTCTTTGCTACCCCTCATTCATCTGACATGTGAAACTGTGGGGCTGAAATGCCTGTATTCAGGCTGTTGTGCTGACTTGGAGAGAGATATATTCGAAAGATGACCTCCCATTGCTGACCGCCACTCCCTCTTCAATTCGTCGCCAAATCATTGGATCCAGAAAAAACTTCATCGAGAGAAAAAAACGTCAAGACAGAATTTCACCCACGCAAACAACTTCCACCCAACATGCCCTACGGCCCCCCCGACGACCCAGTCCACCGCTCCATCGCCGCCACAAAAGCCAACTATGTCCGTCTCGGGCAATCCGGCCTTCGCGTCTCCAACCCCATCCTCGGCGCCATGTCCTTCGGCAGCTCCGCCTGGGCGCCCTGGGtcatcgaagaagaagccgcctTGCCACTCCTCAAAGCCGCCTACGACCGCGGCCTGAACACCTGGGATACCGCCAACGTCTACTCCAACGGCGAAAGCGAACGCATCATCGGCAAGGCGATCAAAGAGTTCAACCTACCCAGGGAGAAATTGGTCATCTTGTCGAAGTGTTATGGGTATGTCGGTGAGGAACCTTCGACCAGAGGGATCATGTATGGCCAGGAGATTGCGAAGAGTAAAGAGTACGTCAACCGTGGCGGCCTCTCGCGGAAAGCCATCTTCGACGCGGTGGACAAGTCGTTGAAAGCGTTGGATTTGACGTACTTGGATCTCCTGCAGATCCACCGCTTCGATCACTGGACGCCGATTGAGGAGACGATGGAGGCGCTGCATGACCTGGTCAAGTCCGGGAAAGTGCTGTACATCGGCGCGTCGAGTATGTGGACGTATCAATTCGCGATGATGCAGCACTGTGCGGAGAAGCACGGGTGGACCAAATTTGTCAGCATGCAGAATCATTATAATCTGTTGTAtcgtgaggaggagagggagatgaaCAAGTTTTGTGATGCGACCGGGGTGGGGTTGATTCCGTGGGCGCCGCTGTGTCGAGGGCATTTGGCGAGGCCGCCAACGGATGAGCCGAGTACGGTGCGATCGACTGCAGATGTCAACTCGCCGATGACGACGGGCAAGTCGGAGAAGGATCGGGAGATTGTCAAGAGGGTGCATGAgttggcggagaagaaggggtGGAAGATGTCGCACGTCGCATTGGCGTGGATTAATAAGAGGGTGACGAGTCCGATTATTGGGTTCAGTAGTGTGGAGAGGATTGATGAGGCGTTGGACGCGAGGGGGAAGGTgttgacggaggaggaggagaagtatTTGGAAGAGCCGTATGTGACGAGGGATATCCAGGGGCATTATTGAGCCGATGTcttgaggagggtggtggggAATGCCATGACACATGCTTGCTATGTTCGGGGGGGTCTGTCCTGGTATTTACAATCAACTCATTACGCTGGTCATCGTGAAGCAGTGTTCTCGTTCTCAAAGTGGCAGAAATTCCAAGAGATAGATGATGGCGGCCACAATGCCCGGCTGTGAGGAATGTTAGCCAAAATCGACCACACTTCGATACTGATGCACAACTCAcaatctccgccctcctcacaCCACCCGCAGGTACAGCAACCGTATTCCCACCATCAATGATGAACCCGCCATTCCCCGTCGCAACTCCAGGATTCGTAGTCGGAGGCGCCGTAGCCTGCACCAGTCCACCGCCGTTGGTCGTCGTGCCCGCCAGTTGGAAGCTCGTTGTGACCGTTTGTCCCACGCCCGTTGCGCCACCCACCAGACCTCCGTTCCCATTGATGGTGCCCGCGGTGATGACTCCTCCGATTGTTCCTGTACAGACTGCTCGTGAAGGACAGCAGGCTACATGTCCGGCATTGTCGGCGCTGCACACCGCGTTCGACATGCAGCACAAGCCCGCGGCGCCGAGGTTTGCACATGAGTTGAAGCCATTCGGGCAGGAGTTGCTACTCTGTCTTTTGAGGAGTTCTTGCGCGGTGGTGTTCTGGATCGGAGTGGCCAAGTAATTTTGGAAGACATCGGggagggcggcgaggaaagGTTGGATGTCGGGGAGTTGGAGGGCGGTGACGACGCTGGCGAGGAGGACCGTTGGGAGGATGTCGAGGGTTGAGAGGCGCATTGTGGTCGAGGATCGGGTTGCGACCCGTGAGTGAAGGCGTGTGTCGTATCGATGTCggtcgaggtggtggtgaagcTCAGTGTTGGCAAAGCGGAAGTGGGTCGGTGTCGAAGCCCAATGGTGTGAGGTGGCCAATCGAACGATTCAATCGTTGAGTCGCGAGAGATCAACCCGTCCTTTGACTAAAGTGATATCGATACAGACTGGAAGTGAATGATCGTTCGCAATAGTTGCTTCTACGACGACCTCACTGCGACAAGATGTCACCATTGTCTCAGTCTCAAATGCTTATCGATAAGCGGACTGTTGTGTCGCAACGGCCGGGCAACGCGCACGGGCCGATGGACCGTTTGTGATCTCGGTCGATCATCCGAAGCGGAGCCGAACGAGTCCGAACGACTGCAGGTGCTTACTCCTGAACCGGCGCTTCCAATCAATTCTCACCCCATTTCAAAGCGCGTACACGAGCACAGTGCAGGCACGATTAGCAAGATACGAGAAGCAGACGATTCCACTGAGTTCGGAAGGAAACAGTCCTCACGCACTGCAAGACAACACGAAGGCATCTGGTGCTCTTGCTCGGGGAGACGACGAGTCGAGGAGTGTCGCCGCCATGCTACTTTACTGATGTGACCGGCAGCCTTGAAATCATTGACATCTGTCAGTCCAGGTCTTTCCCATCGTCGACTTTGGATCGCACAGCCACTTCAATGGTAGGCGATTGCCGTATCGGCGTGCTTCACTGACTTCCTTATTAAGCGTTCCCAAGACACACTTTCTGTGCCAATCCATGGCAACAAGTAGGAGCCATGTCAAGCAACAGGATAGTACGCCCTCCGTATTTACACTGcccttctgcttcttctcctcgccctctctgcTGCACTTCTCTtccaccaacaacatcatccGAACATCTCAAACACCTCTCCCTTCAACTCCATACCCTTTCTTGCAATACTCAACGGCACTTTCAGTCCTGAATTCCGCAAGCATCTTCAGAACTCCGCACTCATCACTGTGCTCGAGCGTACTCGCCTCACCTCTGGCACTGCAATCATGCAACCTCCCAAACTACTGCTCGCCTTGAGCCTTGCAGCCACCGGGCTCGCTCATGGTATCCATCAGCCTCATCAGCAACACGCACAAGAGCCAGATCTCACTCCCCGCGATGATGCCAAGAACGACATGGTCCTGATGGTCCACGAAGTCGAGGTTCCACTTCTGCAGCCGGAGCCCGATTGCCTATACTGCGCAACTGTCACGATCCCGCTTGACATGGCAGACTTCCTCACAGACAACCTTGCCCCAACCGCCGGGCTGGAAGCGGGAGACATCACCAAAACTGTAGCTGCCACTGCTCACGTCTTCACACCTGGGTCCAAGATCGCTGAGCTCGAAATTCCTGGTGGTCTCGCACCTGGCTTTCACAGAACCACCACTCGGCAGATGAAGCACCATCCGCTACACGACATTACCTTCGAGTACACCATCAAGAACACAGATCCAGCCACCGAATTTGTCATGACCATCAGCGACGAGAAGCATGGCACATCCACAATCTCAGCCGAGGTGTCGACGGTCAACGGTGGAACCCGTGAGGTCCTCATCGAGCGGTACGCAAAGGTCGGGTCCGACGGATTCAGTACAACGGTGACTGCCACCCCGGACTGGAAACCCGCAAAGACGGCTGTCGACAATCATGTGCATACCAGCAAAGCGACACCCAGACACGTCCAGATGAACTTTCCAACCGACAAGAGAGCTGGCGAGACATGGACCACCACGGTCCCGGCCGACGACGCAATGGTCACAGCGACCATCACCGTCATGAACACTGCTCCGACACACTACCTCATGACATTCCACGACGGCGATTATACGGAAGTCGTTGAAGCCCAAGTCAGCAGAGGCGCTCGGCATCACCACGTCAGTCTGGAAGAGACCATGACTCTCAATGGTTTGACTTCGAAACACGTCGTGACCTGGCCGAacccgaagccgaagaagacgaagggTGCCATTGTCCGCCGTGCCATCCGAACCATGGTCGTCACCGTCCTTGATCAGAAGCCTGGCTACACCACGCTCAACAGCCCCACAAACATCGACTCCGACGTCGAGACTTCTTTCATCACAGTCACCGAGACCAAGCAACTCGGTGCACCCCTCACACCAGACTCCGAGGTGGATGTCACCACCGTGTCTGTTGAGACGACTGTCACCCAGGAGACAACCATTCAAGGAGAGCCGACTACCGTGACCACAACCCAAGCGACGACCTTGACCGTCGCTGCTGTTCGAAAGAGCACCacttcgtcatcgtccagcTCTCAGACCACCGAGACCTCTGAGACATCTTCCGAGCCCACGTCGACTGCTGCTGCCGAACCGACCTCCACATCTTCGTCCGACGACATGCCCTCGATCTTCACCAGATTCAACGTCCCAATTGGCGCATCATCTGACGAATCCTctgcatcgtcttcgaccacTGAACCAAGTTCGACGACTGAAGCTCCACTGCCGACGACTGAAGCTCCACTGCCGACGACTGCAACTCCACTGCCAACGATCTTCCCAATGCCTTGCGATGCCCAGCAAGTCATGACTTGGTTGATCAATGGTGATGTCGCCACGTCTGGGGTTACGGTTGCCGATCTGAAAGAGGAACACCCTGATCTTGACTGGAACGAGGTTGAATTCATCGCCAACGTGTTCCGTAATATCAACGGCACGCTTGATGAACCGACAGCTCAGTCCGCCGCCGTTCACTGCATTGAATCCAgggatgacgacgaggacgattcAGAGGATGACTCCGCGACCTGCGCATGCCCAGCTCCTGGTCTTGCCAACTTTGGAACGGCCCCCACTACCACCACCGAATTCGATACCGACCTCGCCTCAGAAATGCCTCTCTGGACACCACCGGCGCTGGCAGTCCGACTGCAACAGCTTAGCGATGCTGATACAACCCCTCCATCCACGACCGGTAGCGACATCACCTCTTCGCCAACCGTGACTGGGCACGTCACCGGCATGCTCGTGGTCGATGCAGTCGCTCCCTCGTCTTCGAACATTCCGACCGACGAGGAACTCTGGAGGCCAGCTTGCCGTGGACACCGCTGGCATAAGAGTAAGGAGCAAAAGTCTGAGTGTGCTCTTCAAAGGTGTATGTGGAATTACATCAAGCCGATCAACTACACCACAATCTTCCCGGCCATGATGTTCGACCCCTACCGTGCCACCCCAATGATGGACTTTGTCACTCAGTACACCGCGCTTGTCGACCATGTCCACTGGGGCACGTCCGAGAATTCGATCTACTACCCAATGACTGTCTTCGAAAACACCACAACGAGAGAGAGGATGGACATCGCCGCTCGCACACTCTTTGTGGAGACCCTCACCACAACCACTGCAATCCGGCAAACACCGACCGAACTCGCCAAGAAAACCGGAGTTGCCAAAGATCCGAAATGCTACGATGAAAAGAGTTGTTACGATTACTGCATTGCCGACTACGAAGAACACAAGCACGGCATGAAGTTCTGGTTACTCACTGTCGCTCTTCCGATTGGGCTTCTTATGCTCGTGGCCTTGTGTTGCTGCGGcggtcttcttcatcgcAAACGTCGCAAGCAGCccgtcgacgagaagaaTCCCAACGCTGTTCAGGTCGTCACCACTCAAGCCGTCGACACTCCCGCCGCTGCTGGagctgccgccgccgccgctgctcgAGGAGGTGGCAACCCAGCTGGCGCTGGAACCATGGGTCGTCAAGCTGAAGAAGGTCGCAGCCGCGTTCACTTCCCTGAGGAGGGTGCTGGCGGCGCCGGCCAGACTGTCACCCCCGCTGGTCAAGCCGCTGCCGCGCCCGTCGAGAAGGTCGTTCAGGTTCCCGTCACCACTGCGGAGAAGGCCGCCGGAGCCGAGCATGTCGAGCATGTGCCTGGCCACGACGGCGCCGATGGTCACCGTACTGGAAGCGAGATGATGGACATGGGCTCCCTCCGTGGCCGCAAGAAGAACCGCATGGAGTGAACGTCCAAATCGCCAACACCTCGTCGCACTCCTCTGCGACTGGTCATCCTCATGCTCTCTTTCCTGCACGACACTTGTGCAGACTCTCTCCACCTATGATGCCGGACAGGCTCGACTAATGATGGCAACGACTTTGACGAACATGCTTACGGCATGAGTTACGACTTTCATGATGATTTGGGAGCATTGCTTGGTTGTGCTTGTTCTTTGTTTGGGTTAGCCTCAGATGTTGATGCCCACGATTGCTGGGGTTGCTCGGTAGTGTTTTAATGATATTCATGGTTACATTACCTCACCGTCTCTCGCTCCCGTCCTGCATCAATGTCATGTTCTCCTCCGATCGCATCGTTTTCCGGGCATAGTCTCTCTGCTATTCTCGGCATGTCGTACGGTCTGCCGGTCGCATCACCTTCCGTCACATCTTCCCATGATCGTCCACTTGTCGTGATTGCTCCTCTTCACGTCTTCTCTCGCTGCCAGCATGCTCATCCGGTCAGTCGGATCTGTAGTCCATCCGTGCCGGGCGTCCAGTCTTCAGGACACGAACTGGGGATCGTCCTCTGATGATGCTACCGACGACTCCGAACCAATCTCATCCGGCGATATATGTCCGAAGTCGGCAACGACATGGTCTGCGGAAGCCGGTGCCGATCCCCGTACGCACACGACGGTCTGGATATGGAGTCCCGCTCTTGTCTCTTTACTGCGTGATATGACCT
Coding sequences:
- a CDS encoding Ca2+-modulated nonselective cation channel polycystin (related to intracellular signaling.); the protein is MQPPKLLLALSLAATGLAHGIHQPHQQHAQEPDLTPRDDAKNDMVLMVHEVEVPLLQPEPDCLYCATVTIPLDMADFLTDNLAPTAGLEAGDITKTVAATAHVFTPGSKIAELEIPGGLAPGFHRTTTRQMKHHPLHDITFEYTIKNTDPATEFVMTISDEKHGTSTISAEVSTVNGGTREVLIERYAKVGSDGFSTTVTATPDWKPAKTAVDNHVHTSKATPRHVQMNFPTDKRAGETWTTTVPADDAMVTATITVMNTAPTHYLMTFHDGDYTEVVEAQVSRGARHHHVSLEETMTLNGLTSKHVVTWPNPKPKKTKGAIVRRAIRTMVVTVLDQKPGYTTLNSPTNIDSDVETSFITVTETKQLGAPLTPDSEVDVTTVSVETTVTQETTIQGEPTTVTTTQATTLTVAAVRKSTTSSSSSSQTTETSETSSEPTSTAAAEPTSTSSSDDMPSIFTRFNVPIGASSDESSASSSTTEPSSTTEAPLPTTEAPLPTTATPLPTIFPMPCDAQQVMTWLINGDVATSGVTVADLKEEHPDLDWNEVEFIANVFRNINGTLDEPTAQSAAVHCIESRDDDEDDSEDDSATCACPAPGLANFGTAPTTTTEFDTDLASEMPLWTPPALAVRLQQLSDADTTPPSTTGSDITSSPTVTGHVTGMLVVDAVAPSSSNIPTDEELWRPACRGHRWHKSKEQKSECALQRCMWNYIKPINYTTIFPAMMFDPYRATPMMDFVTQYTALVDHVHWGTSENSIYYPMTVFENTTTRERMDIAARTLFVETLTTTTAIRQTPTELAKKTGVAKDPKCYDEKSCYDYCIADYEEHKHGMKFWLLTVALPIGLLMLVALCCCGGLLHRKRRKQPVDEKNPNAVQVVTTQAVDTPAAAGAAAAAAARGGGNPAGAGTMGRQAEEGRSRVHFPEEGAGGAGQTVTPAGQAAAAPVEKVVQVPVTTAEKAAGAEHVEHVPGHDGADGHRTGSEMMDMGSLRGRKKNRME